The genomic segment ACGACCCATTTCCTCTTGTCCTCATCCAATGGAGGCATGTCGATAGCTCCTCTCGCTACGTAGCTTCCCGGATGCCAAGAGGACCTTGCTGCCCATGAATCGGCGCAAGGTCCTCTGCATGAACGCAGTCCGGCGTTCGGCGCTTATTCCAGGAAGTCCTTCAGACGCTTGCTGCGGCTCGGATGGCGAAGCTTGCGAAGCGCCTTGGCTTCGATCTGCCGGATCCGCTCGCGCGTAACTCCGAATACTTTGCCGACTTCCTCCAGCGTACGGGTACGGCCGTCGTCGAGGCCGAATCGCAGCCTGAGCACGTTCTCCTCGCGTTCGGTCAGCGTGTCCAGCACGTCCTCCAACTGTTCCTTCAGCAGCTCGTAAGCCGCCGCATCCGCCGGCGCGAGCGCCTCCTGATCTTCGATGAAGTCGCCCAGGTGAGAGTCGTCCTCTTCGCCGATCGGCGTCTCGAGCGATACCGGCTCCTGCGCGATCTTCATGATCTCGCGAACTTTGTCTACGCTTAGTTCCATCTGTTCCGCGATCTCTTCGGGCGCCGGCTCGCGTCCCAGCTCCTGAAGCAGCTGCCGCGACACGCGGATCAGCTTGTTGATCGTCTCCACCATATGCACGGGAATCCGGATCGTCCGCGCCTGGTCGGCAATCGCCCGCGTGATTGCTTGGCGAATCCACCAGGTGGCGTACGTACTGAATTTGTAACCCTTCGTATGGTCGAACTTCTCGACGGCCTTGAGCAGACCCATATTGCCCTCTTGAATCAGGTCGAGGAACAGCATGCCTCTGCCGACATACCGCTTCGCGATGCTGACGACCAGACGCAGGTTCGCTTCGGCCAGTCGCTTCTTGGCTTCCTCGCCGCCTTCGCCGCCGATCTCGATCTTCTTGGCCAGCTCGACCTCGTCGTCTGCGCCGAGAAGCGGCACGCGTCCGATTTCCTTCAAGTACATGCGAACCGGATCGTTGATCTTGATGCCGGGCGGAAGCGACAGATCGTCGTCGAAATTGAATTCGTCGCGTTCTTCGTCTTCGCGCTCGCGGTCGCGGCCGCCTCCGATCTCGTCGTGATCGTTAACGACCTCGATGCCGTGATCGGCCAGCTGCTCGAAGAAATCGTCGATTTGCTCGGCGTCCTGGTCGAACGGAGACAGCTTCTCCATGATGTCTTTATAGGTCAGTCCGCCCTTTTTCTTGCCTTGTTCGATGAGCAGCGATTTGACCTGCTCCAGCGAGCTCTCCGTCTCGAGTCCGGTGTGTTGATCGTTCGCCATTTCCGACTCCCTCCTCCCTGCAGCGGCGGCTTCAGCTTTCCTTCTGCCGTCTCTCCAGGGCGATAATCTCTGTCAATATTTGCGCGGCGCGCAATGGATCACCGGTACGCTCCGCTCGATTCATTTCCTCGTACAAGCTCTGCAAATCGTCCTTTTTGGTCACCTGACGTTCGACCGTCCGCATGCAATCGGCAAGTTCCCGCTCTCCGAAGGGCACTTCGATCAGCGCGATGGCGCTGGTCGCGCGCTCTAGCCGGTCGTCCTGCAGCGTCGCGATAAATCGTCCTATGTCAGGAGGGTTGCCATGCGCGTAGTAGGCATATAGATAAGCAGCGATTGCCGCGTGATCCTCCACATGGAAGCGATCGCCCAACCGTTCCTGGACGATTCCCGCCGTCTCGCCGTCCTGCAGCATCCACGAGAGAAGATACTGCTCGGCCTTGACATAGTCGACGGATACCTTGGGAAGCTTGGCCGAACTTCGGTTATCATTCCATTCATTATTCCACGATCCGCCCGGAATATCCCCAGCCGTTCCCAATTTCTCCTGCTGCCTGATCTTGAATACGTCCTGCTTCAAACTGTCCGTCGATGCCCCGAACTCCTGCGCCAGCTCCTTGAGCATCAATTCGCGTTCGGTAGCCGATTCGCGACGGGCTACGAGCTTGATGGCGTCTTCGAGGTACCGGAGCTTCCCGTCTTCTTCTAGCAGTATATGGGACTTCCTCAAATAGATGAGCTGAAATTTGAGGGCGGACACCGCGCCTTCTACGATCTCCCGCATATAAGCTTCGGCGCCATATGCCGAGATGTATTCGTCCGGGTCCATCTTGCCGGGCAGCACGCCTACCCGCACTCTGAAGCCGGCATTCTCCAGAAGCGGGATGCTCTTGCTCGCCGCGGCCATTCCCGCATCGTCCCCGTCGTAACAGACGATCGCCTCGTCCGCATAGCGCTTCAGCAAGGAAGCATGCTCGCCGGTGAGCGCGGTCCCCATCGTCGCGACGCCGTTGTGCACCCCTGCCGACCAGGCCTTGATGACGTCCATGTAGCCCTCGAGCAGCACGACCTGCCTTGTCTTGCGGATCGTGCCCTTCGCCGCATGGAACCTGTACAGCGTCCGGCTCTTGCTGAACAGCGGCGACTCGGGCGAATTGAGATACTTGGGCTGGCCATCCGACATTAACCTTCCCGCGAACGCGATGATCTTGCCGTCGCCGTCATGGATTGGAAACATGACGCGATCGCGAAAGCGGTCCACGAAGCCCTCGCCCTCGTGCCGTCTGGAAAGCAGACCGCCCCGGTCCATCTCGGACAGATCGTAGCCTTTCTTGTCCAGCGCCTGCGTCAGCGTGTCCCATCGGGCCGGCGCGTAACCAAGCCCGAACTCCTCGATCAGCTTGTCCGTCATGCCGCGGTCCCGGAGATAGTTCATCGCTCCGGTGCCCGCCGCGGTGTTGCGCAGCACGGCGTGATAGAACTTCGCCGCGTAGGCGTGCGCTTCCGTCATGACGGAGCGTTCCTTCTGGCGCTCGGACTGCTCGCCTTCGGGGGCCTGCCAGGAAATCGGAATGCCCGCTTCCTCGCACATGCTCCTGATCGCTTCGGGGAACGTCTCGTTTTCGATCTCCATGACGAACTTGACGACGTTCCCGCCCTTGCCGCAGCCGTAGCAATGAAAAATCTGTTTCTCGGGCGTGACCGTAAAGGAAGGCGTGCGCTCGGAATGGAACGGGCACAGCCCCTTCAGATACTTGCCGTTTCTGGACAACTGAACGTAACGACCGACGGTCTCCGCAATGTCGTACCGCCGAAGAACCTCGTCGATCGTCTCTTGTGGAATCATGCCGTTATTCATATTAAGCCATCCGCTCTGCCGTTCAATTTCGGCACGTAATACAATTCGCTAAGCGAACGAATTCTCCTGCAACTTTCGAAGCAGCAATGTCAGTTTTTGTTGAAAGCGGTCGCGGTCCTCGTCCGTGAAAGGCTTGGGTCCTCGCGTCCGCATGCCGCCGCGCCGCTGTTTGGCGGAAAAATGACGCTGCGCGAGCAGTCCGTCGATATCGTCCTCGCCGATCATCTTGCCGCGGGGCGTCAGCACCGCCGCCCCGCGCGCCAGGCCGAGCGCGGCCAGACCGTAATCGCCGGTGACGAGAATGTCGGAAGCCTTCAGCGCGTTGGCAATGTAAAGATCCGCCGACTGGTCGCTGGCGTCCACCGTCACGACGTCGACGCCCTCCTCGGCATGGAGCACGTGCGCATGCGAAGAGACGAGGAGGGCTCTTGTACCCGCGGCTCTCACGCATGCGGCGATCTCCGGCTTCACCGGGCAGGCGTCCGCGTCGACGACGACCCGGACCGGATGTTGCAGCATTCGACACCACCGCTCATCGATTATGTTGTGAGTCCCTATTATATACGCTACCGGGACGATAAATCCTTCCTGCTGCCCAAAATTTCAGGTCTCGTTCCCGTAAGAAAGCAACAACCAGCCGCCTTAGAGGCGAGCCGGTTGTGCGCCGATTTTGTCGAAACTCAGCTATTTTTCCAACTGCTCCATAATCAGGCTGGCCGTCTCCTCGACCGCCTTGTTCGACACGTCGATGATCACGCAGCCGAGCTTTTTCATAATGCCGTGCGCGTATTCGAGCTCCTGCTGAATCCGCTCCGCCGTCGCGTAAGAGGCCGTGTTCGGCAGCCCCAGCGCTTTAAGGCGCTCGACGCGGATCGCGTTCAGCGCGTCCGGCCGAATCGTCAGACCGAAAACCTTGGCCTTCGGCACGAGGAACAGCTCCCGCGGCGGCGTCAGCTCCGGCACGAGCGGCACGTTCGCGACCTTGTACGTCCGGTGCGCGAGCACCATGGACAGCGGCGTCTTCGACGTGCGGGAGACGCCTGTCAGCACGATATCCGCCTTGCTGACGCCGGTCACGTCGCGGGCATCGTCGTAGCGGACGGCGAACTCGACCGCTTCGACCTTGCGGAAATAGCCGGCGTCGAGCACATGGTTCAGTCCCGGCTCGTGCCGGGACTGGCAGCCGAAGCGCTGCTCCATCTGGTCGATAAGCGGACCGAGCAAATCGATCGCCGAGATGCCGCGCCGTGCCGACTCCGAGGCCATGTACGCGCGGAGAGCGTCGATGACCAGCGTATACAGCACGACGGCCCGCTCGCTCTGCGCCGCCTCGAGCACGGCGTCGATCGCCGCCTCCCGCTGGATGAAGCCGGCCCGGCGGATCTGCACCTTGAGCGGGTGAAATTGCGCCGCGGCGGCTCGTACAGCGAGCTCTCCGGTATCGCCGGCGGAATCGGAGACGACGTAGACGGTTATGCTTGTTGCTTCCATGGTGCTTCCCTCCGTTCGATTGGCTGGCGGCGCGGCCAGGATCAGCCCGCGAGCTTGGCGAAGTCCGCGAAGCCGCGCACGTCGTCCGCGATCAGCCCGAGCAGCGCCAGCCGGTTGCGGCGGATCGCCTCGTCGTCGGCCATGACCATGACCGCTTCGAAAAACGCGGCGATCGGTTCGCTTAGCGCGGACAGCGCCGCCAACGCCTCGGACAGTCTTGCCTCGGCCGTCGCGGTCAAAATCTTGCCGTGCGCGTTCATCCACGCTTCGTACAGCGCGCCTTCGGCGGGGTCCGCGAACAGCGACGCGTCCACCTGGCGCGAATCCCCGCCCTTCGCCGCGAGATTCGCGACGCGTCCGAACGCCTCCGCCGCGGGACGGAACGTCTCGCGGTCGTCGCCGCCGGCAGCGGCCTGCAGCGCCTGCGCGCGCAGCACCGTGCGGCGGACGTCGTCGCAGCCCGCGCCGAGCACCGCGTCGGTGACGTCGTAGCGGATCTGCTGCTCCGTCAATACGTTCTTTACCCGCAGCGCGAAAAATTCGCTCAAGTCCCGCGACGCTTCGAACGCTTCGCGCTTGCCGAGGCCCGCGGCGGCGTACACGTCGAGGGACAGCTTGAACAGGTCCGACAGCTTGAGCTCAAGTCCGTGCGCCAGCAGCGTGGACACGATGCCCGCGGCCTGGCGGCGAAGCGCGTACGGATCCTGGGAGCCCGTCGGGATAATGCCGATCAGGAAGCAGCCGACGATCGTATCGAGCTTGTCGGCGATGCCCACGATCGCGCCTACGAGCGAAGCCGGCGGATTATCCGACGCGTTGCGCGGCGAATAGTGCTCGTTGATCGCCTTGGCGACCGCAGGCTCCTCGCCGAACTTAAGCGCGTAGTCTTCGCCCATGATGCCCTGGAGCTCGGGAAATTCGTACACCATCTGCGTCACCAGGTCGAACTTGCAAATGTCCGCGGCTC from the Cohnella hashimotonis genome contains:
- the rpoD gene encoding RNA polymerase sigma factor RpoD, with product MANDQHTGLETESSLEQVKSLLIEQGKKKGGLTYKDIMEKLSPFDQDAEQIDDFFEQLADHGIEVVNDHDEIGGGRDREREDEERDEFNFDDDLSLPPGIKINDPVRMYLKEIGRVPLLGADDEVELAKKIEIGGEGGEEAKKRLAEANLRLVVSIAKRYVGRGMLFLDLIQEGNMGLLKAVEKFDHTKGYKFSTYATWWIRQAITRAIADQARTIRIPVHMVETINKLIRVSRQLLQELGREPAPEEIAEQMELSVDKVREIMKIAQEPVSLETPIGEEDDSHLGDFIEDQEALAPADAAAYELLKEQLEDVLDTLTEREENVLRLRFGLDDGRTRTLEEVGKVFGVTRERIRQIEAKALRKLRHPSRSKRLKDFLE
- the dnaG gene encoding DNA primase, giving the protein MNNGMIPQETIDEVLRRYDIAETVGRYVQLSRNGKYLKGLCPFHSERTPSFTVTPEKQIFHCYGCGKGGNVVKFVMEIENETFPEAIRSMCEEAGIPISWQAPEGEQSERQKERSVMTEAHAYAAKFYHAVLRNTAAGTGAMNYLRDRGMTDKLIEEFGLGYAPARWDTLTQALDKKGYDLSEMDRGGLLSRRHEGEGFVDRFRDRVMFPIHDGDGKIIAFAGRLMSDGQPKYLNSPESPLFSKSRTLYRFHAAKGTIRKTRQVVLLEGYMDVIKAWSAGVHNGVATMGTALTGEHASLLKRYADEAIVCYDGDDAGMAAASKSIPLLENAGFRVRVGVLPGKMDPDEYISAYGAEAYMREIVEGAVSALKFQLIYLRKSHILLEEDGKLRYLEDAIKLVARRESATERELMLKELAQEFGASTDSLKQDVFKIRQQEKLGTAGDIPGGSWNNEWNDNRSSAKLPKVSVDYVKAEQYLLSWMLQDGETAGIVQERLGDRFHVEDHAAIAAYLYAYYAHGNPPDIGRFIATLQDDRLERATSAIALIEVPFGERELADCMRTVERQVTKKDDLQSLYEEMNRAERTGDPLRAAQILTEIIALERRQKES
- a CDS encoding YaiI/YqxD family protein, which codes for MLQHPVRVVVDADACPVKPEIAACVRAAGTRALLVSSHAHVLHAEEGVDVVTVDASDQSADLYIANALKASDILVTGDYGLAALGLARGAAVLTPRGKMIGEDDIDGLLAQRHFSAKQRRGGMRTRGPKPFTDEDRDRFQQKLTLLLRKLQENSFA
- a CDS encoding pyruvate, water dikinase regulatory protein, yielding MEATSITVYVVSDSAGDTGELAVRAAAAQFHPLKVQIRRAGFIQREAAIDAVLEAAQSERAVVLYTLVIDALRAYMASESARRGISAIDLLGPLIDQMEQRFGCQSRHEPGLNHVLDAGYFRKVEAVEFAVRYDDARDVTGVSKADIVLTGVSRTSKTPLSMVLAHRTYKVANVPLVPELTPPRELFLVPKAKVFGLTIRPDALNAIRVERLKALGLPNTASYATAERIQQELEYAHGIMKKLGCVIIDVSNKAVEETASLIMEQLEK